The Daucus carota subsp. sativus chromosome 7, DH1 v3.0, whole genome shotgun sequence genome window below encodes:
- the LOC108221417 gene encoding protein FAR1-RELATED SEQUENCE 5-like produces MENNRSYQACSDASSNSLPEGSNLFDGVDLENLGKDWIPEFPDRSKPKMGQRFSDLDQGYIFYKEYGRQSGFDVRRSTEKSDRFGNTITKYYVCSRSGRPEDKNLDENTKRRRTISTKCECHAELVLGIHDGGGFFVKKFTEAHNHPFAGKGGMQFLRCSRPLSDFHMRFIVDASKSNIGASRAFTILKSMIGSYEDIGATVVDFKNFSRDIKKHIGKHDADMIIQKFKDIQDSSDPHFRFEYRTDSHNHLTQLFWADGQCRKNYEVFGDAVSFDATYRTNRYGMVFIPLVGIDNHWKSVTFGAILLEKEDNDNYIWACESFKKVFVKNPKCIITDQDLAMKLGTVFCAESGFMEKLNQFIWSDHITPEEFEQGWSDAIEEFDLSDNVWLREMFELRNFWIPAYFNDEPMVGLLRTTSRSESSNFYFGNYVQRGDTLSEFYLCYQSAIDKQRNNSKKLTHYDDFTPKLITDREIEKDALRLYTRAMFYKVQEEIKAGSMDIVVLSMNFSENTRTIMIQDTFKKGITFKVAVNMETNNIECSCKLFTRAGYLCSHAFFCLGICGIKLIPRQNVCNRWLKNAIERFSTLELGEISDTGTTQLSRRVKSQDCWFEFQGCLSDASGNPDILEYIRSGLSSMRKHITVTMKKPRTRLNSEQIEELIDSRVVEEVTIQNPNKSNNKGSRKRIVSGAEKSIGCNKRKKRKCATCKEYAFHDSRTCPEKN; encoded by the exons ATGGAGAACAATCGATCTTATCAAGCTTGTTCTG ATGCTTCAAGCAACAGTTTACCCGAGGGTTCCAATCTTTTTGATGGTGTTGATCTTGAGAACCTTGGAAAGGACTGGATTCCCGAATTTCCCGACAGGTCAAAACCTAAAATGGGTCAACGTTTCAGTGATCTTGATCAGGGCTATATCTTTTATAAGGAATACGGCAGACAATCTGGATTCGATGTACGTCGTTCAACCGAAAAGAGTGATAGGTTTGGTAACACTATAACAAAGTATTACGTGTGTTCTAGGTCAGGTAGGCCGGAAGACAAAAATCTTGACGAGAACAcaaaaagaagaagaactaTATCAACAAAGTGCGAATGTCATGCAGAACTTGTGCTTGGGATTCACGACGGTGGAggattttttgttaaaaaatttacaGAGGCTCACAATCATCCGTTTGCAGGCAAGGGGGGAATGCAATTCTTGAGGTGCAGCAGGCCCCTCTCTGATTTCCATATGAGGTTCATTGTTGATGCTTCTAAATCAAACATTGGTGCCTCACGAGCCTTTACCATTCTAAAGTCCATGATTGGTTCATATGAGGATATAGGAGCTACTGTTGTTGATTTTAAAAACTTTTCTAGGgatattaaaaaacatattgGGAAGCACGATGCTGATATGATTATTCAGAAATTCAAGGATATACAAGATTCATCAGACCCCCATTTTAGATTTGAATACCGAACTGACTCACATAATCATCTAACTCAACTATTCTGGGCAGACGGTCAATGCAGAAAAAATTATGAAGTTTTTGGTGATGCGGTTTCATTTGATGCAACGTATAGGACAAACAG gtATGGAATGGTTTTTATTCCGCTAGTGGGGATAGATAACCATTGGAAGAGTGTAACTTTTGGTGCAATATTGCTTGAGAAGGAAGATAACGATAACTATATATGGGCCTGTGAATCCTTCAAGAAAGTTTTTGTCAAGAATCCTAAATGTATAATCACAGATCAGGACCTTGCAATGAAG CTTGGTACTGTTTTCTGCGCCGAGTCAGGCTTCATGGAGAAACTTAACCAGTTTATCTGGTCAGATCATATTACTCCAGAAGAGTTTGAACAAGGATGGTCTGATGCTATTGAAGAATTTGACTTGAGTGACAATGTATGGCTCAGGGAAATGTTTGAACTGAGGAATTTTTGGATTCCAGCATACTTTAATGACGAGCCAATGGTTGGCCTTCTCCGAACAACATCTAGATCAGaaagttctaatttttattttggcaATTATGTTCAAAGAGGAGACACACTTTCAGAGTTTTATCTCTGTTATCAAAGTGCAATTGACAAACAGAGGAATAACTCGAAGAAATTGACCCACTATGATGATTTCACACCAAAGTTAATAACTGACAGAGAGATTGAGAAGGATGCACTGAGGCTTTACACCAGGGCTATGTTCTATAAAGTACAGGAGGAGATCAAAGCTGGTAGTATGGATATTGTCGTCTTGAGCATGAATTTTTCGGAGAATACAAGAACAATAATGATTCAAGACACATTCAAAAAGGGAATCACTTTCAAG GTTGCAGTTAACATGGAGACAAACAATATTGAATGTTCGTGCAAACTTTTCACCAGAGCTGGTTACCTATGCTCTCATGCTTTTTTCTGCCTTGGCATAtgtggaataaaattaataccAAGACAGAATGTATGCAACAGGTGGCTGAAGAATGCCATAGAGCGTTTCAGTACACTAGAACTTGGAGAAATATCTGATACTGGTACAACACAATTATCTAGACGGGTTAAGTCGCAAGATTGTTGGTTTGAATTTCAGGGTTGTCTCAGTGATGCATCTGGGAATCCCGATATTTTGGAGTATATTAGAAGTGGCCTGAGTAGTATGCGTAAGCACATTACAGTGACAATGAAGAAGCCAAGGACACGATTGAATTCTGAACAAATTGAAGAATTAATAGATTCTCGTGTTGTTGAAGAGGTGACCATACAGAATCCTAACAAAAGCAACAACAAAGGCAGCAGAAAAAGGATTGTATCTGGAGCAGAAAAGTCTATTGGCTGtaacaaaagaaagaagaggaaGTGTGCAACATGCAAGGAATATGCTTTTCATGATTCAAGAACATGTCCTGAAAAAAACTGA
- the LOC108196590 gene encoding probable inactive receptor-like protein kinase At3g56050 → MMGLFGFHQNHSLAVLMLFACFMYQNLILSCSLNQEGLALLKFKERVVSDPFGALLNWSEKVGAVDPCSWSGVECANENVVALNLKNLRLGGTIAPDLRNLVHLKSIILRNNSFSGTIPKEIRELNELEVLDLGYNRLSGLLPSDLNLQLSVLLLDNNEFTVIPSEIDEIKLLSEFKRNGIPLSSRRLTSWKTAMDGHITQRKLLASQPFFKWLIPSLPSDSPLASPSPSLQSPLSSPSPSPAPSAVTDTRPTSPSVFASSPSLVESADSPAKSPTTSHDSSKSNYHRHKFLILFAAVGGPVFLILLAIVIYFCRSKVSVVKPWATGLSGQLQKAFVTGVPKLKRAELNAACEDFSNVIGSSSMGTVYKGTLSSGVEIAVTSLIVASANNWPKNMESQFRKKIDQLSKVNHKNFVNLIGYCAEEEPFTRMMVFEYAPNGTLFEHLHISEAEHLDWGMRMRIAMGMAYCLEHMHQLKPPMIHKNLSSSAVNLSEDYAAKISDFGLWKRSAAATEMQSNTESNVYSFGVILFELITGKLPYSVDSLALQDWASDYLRGQPPLREMVDPILTSFKAEQLEKFDAVIKWCCCPNPKQRPTMREVTVQLKDITGIGNDGAVPKLSPLWWAELEIMSNESI, encoded by the exons atgatggGGTTGTTtggttttcatcaaaatcatagCTTGGCTGTGCTTATGCTCTTTGCTTGTTTCATGTATCAGAATTTGATCTTGTCTTGCTCACTTAATCAAGAAG GTCTGGCTTTGCTGAAATTTAAGGAGAGAGTGGTGAGTGATCCATTTGGGGCTTTGTTGAATTGGTCTGAAAAAGTTGGGGCTGTTGATCCGTGTTCATGGTCTGGTGTTGAGTGCGCAAATGAAAATGTTGTGGCCTT GAACCTGAAGAATCTCCGTCTTGGAGGAACAATAGCACCTGATCTTCGAAACTTGGTTCATCTCAAGTCAAT CATACTACGCAATAATTCATTTTCAGGAACTATTCCCAAAGAGATTAGAGAACTCAACGAGTTGGAGGTTCTGGATTTGGGGTACAATAGATTGAGTGGATTACTTCCATCTGACCTTAATCTTCAACTCTCAGTTCT TTTACTAGACAACAATGAGTTTACTGTCATACCCTCTGAAATTGATGAGATAAAGCTGCTTTCTGAATTTAAAAGAAATGGGATACCGCTGTCTAGTAGAAGATTGACCTCATG GAAAACTGCTATGGATGGACACATTACTCAAAGAAAGCTGCTTGCCTCTCAGCCTTTTTTTAAGTGGCTTATACCGTCTTTGCCATCAGATTCTCCGTTGGCTTCACCTTCGCCCTCTTTGCAGTCTCCTTTATCTTCGCCTTCACCCTCTCCTGCACCTTCAGCTGTAACAGATACAAGACCGACTTCTCCTAGTGTCTTTGCATCTTCGCCTTCACTTGTGGAATCAGCTGATTCTCCTGCTAAAAGCCCAACTACGTCACATGATAGTTCGAAATCGAATTATCATCGGCACAAATTCTTAATACTCTTTGCAGCTGTAGGGGGTCCTGTGTTTTTGATTCTTCTGGCTATTGTAATATATTTCTGTAGAAGCAAAGTATCCGTTGTTAAACCTTGGGCCACCGGATTAAGTGGGCAGCTGCAGAAAGCATTTGTAACTG GTGTGCCAAAGCTTAAAAGGGCGGAGCTTAATGCAGCCTGTGAAGATTTTAGCAATGTGATTGGTTCTTCCTCAATGGGAACAGTGTATAAAGGAACACTGTCCAGTGGTGTTGAAATAGCTGTGACTTCTCTTATAGTAGCATCTGCCAATAATTGGCCAAAAAATATggaatcacagttcaggaagaAG ATTGATCAACTATCAAAAGTAAATCACAAGAATTTTGTTAACCTTATTGGATATTGTGCGGAAGAGGAGCCCTTCACGAGAATGATGGTTTTTGAGTATGCTCCTAATGGAACATTATTCGAGCACTTGCACA TAAGTGAAGCAGAGCACTTGGACTGGGGGATGCGGATGAGGATTGCAATGGGTATGGCATACTGCCTTGAGCATATGCACCAACTAAAGCCACCCATGATTCACAAAAATCTGAGCTCTTCAGCTGTAAATCTCAGTGAAGACTATGCAGCGAAAATATCTGATTTTGGTCTTTGGAAAAGATCTGCTGCAGCAACTGAGATGCAATCAAATACAGAATCTAACGTCTATAGCTTTGGTGTCATATTGTTTGAACTGATAACTGGTAAGCTCCCTTATTCGGTGGACAGTTTAGCACTTCAGGATTGGGCCTCAGATTATCTGAGAGGACAACCACCACTTAGAGAGATGGTGGACCCAATTTTGACTTCTTTCAAAGC